The DNA region GCATCCGAGGCCGAGGGCACTCACAGCCCCGGCCATGATGCGGGATCCTCGATGGCCCTTGAACTGACGGCAACCCAGGCGCTCGGCCTCTGGCACGGGGTGACCCTCGAACAGGTCCAGAATGACGGACCTGATCTCACCATGCGCCAGCTGGCGGTCCTGCTCGAGATCTACCTCGTGCCCCCGCCGCACACCGTGCGCGGGCTTGCCGCGACGCTCAAGGTCACCAAGCCGGTCATCACCCGAGCCCTCGATACACTGGGCGAAATGGCCCTGGTCGATCGTGTCCGAGACCCGCTCGACCGCCGCAGCGTCATCGTCAAGCGCACCGTCGGCGGTGCGCTTTTCCTCGAAAAATTCGGCGATCGCATCATTGCCAGGGGCCGCTCGCTCGGCTGACGGAGACTGTTCATGACCACCCTCGACCGCCGCCTCCACGCTTTTCGCCCCGATCTCGCCGATGCCGCCCTGCAGGGACAGGTCGAGGCGACCCGCTTCGTGACACCGGCGCCGGCGCGCATCGTCCTGCCGGTCGTCGACCTGCACCCGACGCCCGACATGGCCGGTGGCATCGACACCCAGCTCCTGCTCGGCGAGGATATCAGCGTCTTCGAGCGGGCAGGGGGCATCGCCTGGGTCCAGGCCGTGGCAGACGGTTATGTCGGTTACCTTCCCGAAGCAGCACTCGGCGAGCCCGAAGCCACCACCCACGTCGTCTGCGTCCCCCGCACCTTCCTCTATCCCGGTCCGGATCTGCGTTTTCCCCGTCGCGACACGCTCTCCATGGGAAGCCGCGTCACCGTTGTCGGCGAGGCGGAAACCCGCGGCACGCGTTATGGCTTGCTCGCCGATGGCAGCGCCCTGATCCTGCGCCATCTGCGGTCACTCTCTGCGCCGCCGGCAGAGGATTACGTTTCGGTCGCAGCACTCTTTCTGGAAACCCCCTATCTCTGGGGCGGCAAGTCAGGCCTCGGCATCGATTGCTCCGGCCTCGTCCAGCTGTCCATGGCCATGGCGGGCCTGAAGGCGCCCCGCGACAGCGACATGCAGGCGTCCGGGCTTGGCCGGCCCATCACGCGGGAAGAGCTCCGCCGTGGCGATCTCGTCTTCTGGAAGGGCCACGCCGCGATCATGGAAGATGCGGAAATGATGATCCATGCCAATGGACACACCATGACCGTGGCCCGCGAGACGCTTGCCGATGCCATCGAGCGTATCGGCTGGCTCTACGGCACCCCGACCGGGTATCGCCGTCCCGTCGCTGAAACGTGAAGCACGGCATCTTGGGTCCGGGATGAAAAATCCCTACATCTGCCTCAAGCCAGATTTCATA from Rhizobium glycinendophyticum includes:
- a CDS encoding NlpC/P60 family protein; its protein translation is MTTLDRRLHAFRPDLADAALQGQVEATRFVTPAPARIVLPVVDLHPTPDMAGGIDTQLLLGEDISVFERAGGIAWVQAVADGYVGYLPEAALGEPEATTHVVCVPRTFLYPGPDLRFPRRDTLSMGSRVTVVGEAETRGTRYGLLADGSALILRHLRSLSAPPAEDYVSVAALFLETPYLWGGKSGLGIDCSGLVQLSMAMAGLKAPRDSDMQASGLGRPITREELRRGDLVFWKGHAAIMEDAEMMIHANGHTMTVARETLADAIERIGWLYGTPTGYRRPVAET
- a CDS encoding MarR family transcriptional regulator; the encoded protein is MALELTATQALGLWHGVTLEQVQNDGPDLTMRQLAVLLEIYLVPPPHTVRGLAATLKVTKPVITRALDTLGEMALVDRVRDPLDRRSVIVKRTVGGALFLEKFGDRIIARGRSLG